One Rhododendron vialii isolate Sample 1 chromosome 2a, ASM3025357v1 genomic region harbors:
- the LOC131316633 gene encoding kinesin-like protein KIN-14E — translation MLDGYNMCIFAYGQTRTGKTYTVEGTQQNRGINYRTLEELFKVSKCRSATFTFEISASVLEVYNEQIRYLLATSPPSKKLEIKVDSEGFHYVSGVVEVKVEDTNEVWGVLQTKSRARAVGSNNVNEQQQFPLVMN, via the exons ATGTTGGATGGCTACAACATGTGTATATTCGCTTACGGGCAAACAAGAACGGGTAAAACGTACACTGTGGAGGGTACTCAGCAAAATCGAGGAATCAATTATAGGACCCTTGAGGAGTTGTTCAAAGTTTCCAAGTGTAGGAGTGCCACTTTTACCTTCGAAATATCAGCTAGTGTTCTTGAAGTCTACAATGAGCAAATCCGGTACCTTCTAGCTACATCTCCGCCATCAAAGAA GTTGGAGATAAAAGTAGATTCGGAAGGGTTTCATTATGTTTCCGGAGTAGTGGAAGTCAAAGTAGAGGACACAAATGAAGTCTGGGGTGTACTGCAGACCAAAAGCAGAGCCAGAGCCGTTGGATCTAATAATGTGAATGAGCAACAGCAGTTTCCATTGGTAATGAATTAA
- the LOC131316632 gene encoding kinesin-like protein KIN-14E: MDIQAKTLRKISSSYDRDKKFWAMAVSNLEEKIKVMKEQHFQLSSEAHKCANSIPDWTIMISAVQSLVSHCEDLKVKYNEEHQEQRKLYNQVQEAKGNIRVFCQCRPLSKTEVAAGHATVVDFDAARDGELRILTGGSTKKKFSFDRVYTPKDDQVNVFADTSPLAT, encoded by the exons ATGGACATACAAGCGAAAACCTTGAGGAAGATTTCTAGCAGTTATGATCGTGATAAGAAGTTTTGGGCCATGGCAGTTAGTAATCTGGAGGAAAAGATAAAG GTGATGAAAGAGCAGCATTTTCAGCTCTCTTCTGAAGCACATAAATGTGCCAATTCAAT tcCCGATTGGACAATAATGATTTCTGCAGTTCAGTCCCTGG TTTCTCATTGTGAGGATCTAAAAGTCAAGTACAATGAGGAGcatcaagaacaaaggaagctATATAACCAAGTTCAAGAGGCAAAAG GCAATATCAGGGTATTTTGCCAATGTCGTCCTTTAAGCAAGACAGAGGTTGCAGCTGGGCATGCAACAGTTGTTGACTTTGATGCAGCCAGGGATGGGGAACTTCGGATTCTGACGGGTGGTTCTACCAAGAAGAAGTTTTCATTCGACCGAGTTTACACACCGAAAGATGATCAAG TTAATGTGTTTGCGGACACTTCACCATTGGCAACATAG